A region of the Nitrospinota bacterium genome:
AGCCTCTTATTTGCTATTTTTTGATACTATAGCATAATATTTAAAACCCAAAAAAGTTTTTTATGTCTGGTTAAAAAGGCTGGAATTTTTATATTTAACTAATCCTGAACTTATAAAGACCTTTAATATAGCAGCAATAGGAACAGCTAATAAAATCCCGATAAAACCGAAAAATTTAGCGCCGACTAATATAGCAATCATGATAACTACAGGATGCAATCCAACCTTATTTCCTACTATCCTTGGAGTTATAAAATTTCCTTCAAAAAACTGAACAATCCCAAAAACTAGAATAACCCCTATGATATGCTCGAAATCTTTAAACTGTAAGAATGCCAAAAAAAGAGCAGGAACAATGCCTACTACAAGCCCTAAATAAGGAATGATATTAGCAAAACCAGCCACAATACCTATCAAAACGCCCATAGGAATATTTATTATGTATAACCCCATGCTATACAATACGGCTAAAATAAGGCAAACAGTGAGTTGCCCTTTTATAAAGGCTCCAAGAATCGTATCAATTTCTCTTATTTTTTCTACAATTGACTCTTTGGATGAAGGAGGGAGATATTCTTTAATCTTTTCTTTTATTCGATCAAAATCTTTTAATAAATAAAATGTTGCTACAGGGATTATCAAAAGATTGATAGCTACTATTACTATATTTACAAATGTTGATAGAGCATTAAAAATAAAAGAAGTTATTGCATCTAAAATTCTTAAAGGAAATGTACTAAGCCTTTTCATACCTTCTTCAATGATGAGCTGAACCTTATCGCTATGTTTTGCCGCTATGCGATCAAGGATGGGTATAATCATCTTCTTTGTTCTTTCAATGTATAAAGGCATATCTTCTATAAGAGAATCGACCTGAATCTTGATCAAAGGAAAAACAATAATACTAAAGAGGGCGAGTAGGGAAACCAGTACGATTGTCAGTAATATAATTGCCATTATTCTTGGAATCTTAAACTTCTGTAATCGATCAACAAGAGGGTCTAAAATATAGGCCAATAACATTGCAATAACAAAAGGCATGAGTATATCACGAGAAATAAATATGAAATAAAGAACAGCAGCTATAGAAATTGTTAGTATAAGTGATTTTTTTAAATTGTTCTGTATAATCATTTCATTCCTTTTTTACCCTCTGTTTTTACCCTCTGTGTTTTTTAATAAATTCACCAAAAATGTCTTGTCATTTAATTATCTCTTACGAAAATCTGCTGTCTTCGCCTTTTTTTACAACAAAAATTTTTTATTCACCATTCATTATCTTCACTTCACGATAGATATAACCTATACCTGAAGCTACTGTAAAAAAAGCAGTTGTCAAGAATAGAATTGTAAGAATCGGCGATGATTTATGCAGGACATAGAATAATAGTACGAGAGATATGGTTAGAATCTGAACAAAGGTTGTCGCTTTCCCTAATATACTGGGAGATACTACAAGGTTATCAGTAAGGATATGAGTCACTAATGCACCTATGACAATGATCACATCTCTGCTTACAACTAAAATAGTTATCCAAACAGGAATTTCTCCAACGATTGACAGAGTGATAAAGGAGGTAGTTAAAAGGAGTTTATCAGCTAAAGGGTCAAGAAATGTTCCTAATTCAGTCTTCTGCCCTTTGATTCTCGCAATAAATCCATCAACCCCATCCGTTAGACCCATAAGACAAAAGAGTATTAATGCAAGAATCAGATATCCATAAATAAGAAGGGTTATAAAAAAAGGTATTACAATAATCCTGATAATTGTAATCCTATTCGCTAAATTCATAAAATCTCTCTCACTCAAAACAAATATCTATAAAATGACTTGGAGATGTATTTTATTCTCTATGAAGCTTGATATCTTTATTTGAAAAGTTCCATAGTTCTTTACAACAATCTCATTTATCAAAGACTCTATATCCCCAGCAAACTCGACTTCTATTTGGGCTACCTTAGTAATATAGCTCTTTTGCAAAAAACTTAAGATGCCAGGAACTTCATTTTTTAATATATTTCTCAATACAGATAATTGAGAAACATTTATATTCTCAATTGTTAAATAAATCTTGGCGAATTCATCTCTTTTTTCTGGAGAAATAATATTGAATTTATCAACAAAATATCTCGAGAGCTTTCTGCATGTCTCTTTAATAAGTTGGGAGTATATATCCGTATCCGTCCTCTCTTCTATTGAAGATATAGTATACTCACTCCCTATTGAGATTATGGAACCGGTGTTTACATCCAAAGCCCTAGCGGAGATATTCGCTTGAACAAACTTTTGATAAGTATCTATGCCGGATTTCACTCTCTCTTTTACAACAGCCTTTCCTAAAATAATGATATCCGCTCCAAACTGAAGGCCCATAGCAGCGGCAGCCCTATTATTTCCTGCTACTGCTTGTACAATTTGTTCTCTTTTAAGACCCTTCCTAATAGCCACCTGATCCACAAGGTCAAATCCACTTTCACTAAAATTTTGAATCAGAGCGATTTCTGACATTGTTGGTTTCTCACCGTTCCCTTTTGATTGAATATCCGTTTCCTCTTCTACAACCACCATCATTCTTGGTCTATGTTTTCTCTTCTCTATAATACCTATAGCAATAAGATCGCTTTTTAAATTTCCCATAGGAACCATCACCTGTAGGCCGACCTCGTATATATTGAGAGAAATATCAGGGCTTTCATAAAAAATTTTATAACTCTGTATATATCTCATACTCTTTTCAAAGATTTCTTCCTTCAACAGTTCATAATTATTAGCTATCCTTTCAGAATCAATGATGAGATTAACAGCATGCTCTATTGCAATTCTCATCGCATTATTGATAGCTTCGTTTCTTGCATTTGCTTGATTTTCATCAATAATAACCCCTCTCCCGATAGAAATTATATTAGAAAAGACCGATTCGACTTGGGCATCACTTGATTGAGGAGAAATAAAAACAAAAATTATAAGCAATAAAAAAAATAGATAAAAAGTCGATCTCAAATTAAACAATCAATATCTCCTTAATTGATTTAGTTTTTTAGAATTATCAAAAATAGGAAATGATGTCAATCTAATTTAAAGTCACTGTCTTTATGCTTTTTGGATTTCTTTTTTTAATAATTCTATTTCAGATGATGAAAGATATCTATATTCTCCAGGGAGAAGGCCTTCGAGCTTCAAAAAACCTATCTTTGTTCTTTTCAGTTTTCTTACAGGATGTCCAATCATCTCAAACATTCTTCTTATCTGCCTTTTTTTACCTTCCTTAATCGTTATCTCTAACCAACAACTATTCTTTAAGGTTTTGATCACCTTTACATTTGCCGGCCTTGTTTTCCCCTCGCTTAATTTTACACCCTTCTTTAATGTGTTAATGGCTTTCTCATTTAAAATACCGGATACTTTTGCCATATAAGTCTTTTTAAGGCCATATCTTGGATGGCTCATTATTTGTGCCATATCACCATCATTTGTTAAAATGAGCAGTCCTTCAGTATTATAATCTAACCTGCCTACAGGGAATACACGAAACTTAATGTCCTTTAAGAGATCACCAACAGTAGGTCTCCCCTTTTCATCCTTAAGAGTAGTAACATACCCCTTAGGCTTAAAAAGAAGAATATAAATCTTCTTTTGTTTTCTCTTTATAATTTTATTATCCAGCTTTATACAATCCTTTTCAGGGTCAATCTGCTTCCATAATTCCCTGACAATTTCTCCATTTATAGTTACTCTTCCCTCTAAAATTAATTTCTCTGCTTTTCTCCTTGAAACGATACCAACTTCGGAAAGAAACTTTTGAACACGCATAATGAGATAAAATATTTTTTCTGAAAGCAAAACCTAAAAAAATATTATTCAGATAAAAGCAGGGTGCTTTTTTCTATTTTAAGAAATACAAAGCGAGTAAGAGTAAAATAAATCTCTAAGTCACTCTCTGTTGAAAATTCTATTTTTAGGGATAATCAATGGGAATTATTGTCAAAGAGTTCTGCTTCTTTCTCTTCTTCTTTTTTAGCAGAACCCTTATCATACATAGATAAAAACTCTTCTCTCCGGGGTAAATCCGAGAGCTCTTTCAATCCAAAATACTCCAAAAACTCCCTCGTTGTCCCATACATCATCGGCCTCCCTAAAACCTTCTTCCGACCCACAATCCTGATCAACCTCTTCTCTAAAAGACCCTTCAATATGCCACTTATCTCTACCTTCCGAATATCCTCAACCTCCATTCTCGTAATCGGCTGCTTATAAGCTATAATCGCAAGAGTCTCTAAAGAAGCCCGAGAAAGTTTTGAGCGCCTCTCAATCTTTAAAAAATCTCTAATCCACTCACTATACTCAGATCGGGTGCATAACTGATATCCTTCCGCAACCTCCCTTATCTGAAGAGCACAACCTCTATACTCCATGATTAATTCGTTAAATAAAGACCTGATCACATCCCTTCCTACAGCCTTATTGATAACCTCAACAACCCTCTCTATCGTCAAAGGCTTCTCGGAAACAAATAATAAAGTCTCTATAATCCCCTTCATCTCCCTTGTATCCAATATTCTCCCCCTCTCAAACTAAACAGCCTGATAGATTCTTATTGTTCCAAATGGACTTATCTGCTGAACAGTAACCATCCTTAGTTTCATTAACTCCAATAAGGCCAAAAAAGTAACAATGACTTCTATCTTGTTTCCAAAATGAGAAAATAACGACTCAAAACTTAAGAAATCCTCCCCCTCAAGTCTCTCCATAATAAAATTTATCTTTTCAGAGACTGTTATTTCATCAATGAAGATCTCCTTGGTTTCATCTTCTGATAGCGTCTCCAAAAGGCCCTTTAGAGCATTTAGGAGGTCAAATATGGACGCATCAATCCAGATATCCTGATCCTTTCTTGCTGAATCTACATCTAAAACCCCACCCTTGGTAAAGATTTCTCTTTCAGCTAGCTCTTTCTCTTTTAGCTCTAATGCCAATTCTTTAAACCTCTTATATTCCAAAAGTCTCTCCACGAGTTCCGCTCTTGGATCTTCCCCTTCCTCTTCCTCCTCTACTTCAGGAGAAGGAAGAAGCATCTCCGATTTTATCAGGGTGAGTGTAGATGCCACAACAAGAAACTCTCCTGCAATATCAAGATTAAGAGCCTTCATTAGATCGAGATACTCTATATACTGCTCTGTTATCAATGCTATGGGTATATTATATATATCAAGCTCATTCTTCTTGATAAGATGTAACAACAGGTCTAATGGGCCTTCAAAAATCTCTAACTTAACCTTATAATCCACAGAATATCCCTCATCAATAAATTTAGCCTCCATGATTATAAAAAATATAACCTATTGTCAACGGAATTTTGATGTTATTGGCCAAATAATAAAAGTGACTGGCTGGTCATTTTTTTTTCAGGATTAAGGTTATTGATTAATAACTCTTTATAAACTTTGCTCCTTAAATCACATTAAAGGTTTAACTAGGGATTGCCGATAATATAAAATATCCAATTTTTTTAATTTATAAGTGATTTTATAAAAGGATGAAGGAAAAACGTCGAGCACCAAGAACAGTTTTAGAATGTACTTCAATTGATATCTATCCAAAAAATGTACAAACAGAACCAGAACTTAGAGGAAAAATCTATGATATTTCTCCTTTAGGAGCAAAATTTATTTCTCAAAAACCATATATTATAGGCTCAATAATTTATTTCGCTCTTTTGTTACCAAGTCATGGTTCCCTAAAAGGTATCTCAGGGATAGTCCTAAGCTGCGAACAGAAAAATAGTAACGAGTTCCATATTGCTATAGAATTTAAAGATATAGATTATTATCAAAAATTCCTAATAGAAAACTACATAAAAGTGATGAAGTCTTGGAATGAAAACATCAAATAAATAGAGAGGATATAAATTCTAAATTAATACCTCTCTATCTTTAAATCCCCATATATTTTTTTTGTCTTTTTTTAATAAACAGTTCTATAATGAATTCTTCATTCCTTTCTTCTTCCTCTAAATATTTTGCTTTTCAATAAGTTGTATGTTATAAAGCAATAAAAATTAAGAGAAAAGATATGGAAGATAAAAAACAAAAATTATTGAGAAATCTTCCCTCCGTGGAAGAAATCCTCCAACAGGAAGAGATAAAAGAAACATCTAAGAGTTACCCCAGACGCCTTGTTGTTGATTCAATTAAAAGGGTAATTGAAGGAAAAAGAATGGAGATTCTGAAGGAGGATAGCGACAACAGCTTTGATAAAATTGATCTCTCTATGGAAACCCTACTTAAGATGACCCTCACAGATATTAAGGAATCGAGCCAATATTGCTTAAAGAAGGTTATTAATGCCACCGGCGTCATCATTCATACGAACATCGGAAGGTCCGTTCTCTCTCAAGAAGTTATCAGCCACATCTCAACCATAGCCGGTTCCTATTCAAATCTCGAATATGATCTTAAGCTTGGAAAGAGAGGTTCAAGAAACGATAATATCGTTGATATTGTTAAAGAAATAACTGGGGCAGAGTCTGCCTTAGTTGTGAATAATAATGCTGCGGCTGTTCTTGTCTCTCTCGATACCCTCTCTTCTGGAAAAGAGGTCATCGTCTCAAGAGGAGAGCTGGTAGAGATAGGTGGCTCCTTCAGGATTCCAGATATCATGAGGAAAACCAGTGCCATATTAAGGGAAATAGGGACAACCAATAAGACCCATCTTGATGATTATGCAGCAGCCATCAATAAAAATACCGGCCTGATTTTCAAGGTTCACAAGAGCAATTTTAAGATGATGGGCTTTACAAAAGAGGTTCCCCTTGAAGAACTTGTCGCATTGGGAAGAAAACACAACATTCCTGTGATGGAGGATTTAGGAAGTGGTAATCTTATCGACATACGAAAATATGGTTTAGAGGGAGAACCAACAGCCCAAGAGTCAATCAAAAAGGGTGCTGACGTCGTTACCTTTAGTGGGGATAAACTTCTGGGCGGGCCTCAGGCAGGGATTATTATAGGAAAAGAATCATATATTAATGCTATCAAAAAGAATCCCCTTCACAGGACAGTGAGGATAGATAAAATGACACTGGCTGGGATGGAAGCCACCCTTAAGCTCTATCTGGATGAGGAAAAGGCCATTCAGAATATTCCAACATTAAGGATGCTGACAATGCCTATAACGGAACTAGAGAGAAAGGCTGAAAAGCTCCTTAGAGAGATGGAAAATACAGAAACATCAGCCATTTTTGATTTAGAAATACAGGAGAACACGTCTGAGGTCGGTGGTGGAGCACTTCCCCTCCAGAAACTTCCAACAAGAGTTCTTTCCTTGAAGCCAAAGACCCTATCCGTAGATTTTGTGGAGCAATATTTCAGGTCTTACCATCCATCGATTCTTGGAAGAATCTATAAAGATCAATTCTTATTT
Encoded here:
- a CDS encoding AI-2E family transporter, with amino-acid sequence MIIQNNLKKSLILTISIAAVLYFIFISRDILMPFVIAMLLAYILDPLVDRLQKFKIPRIMAIILLTIVLVSLLALFSIIVFPLIKIQVDSLIEDMPLYIERTKKMIIPILDRIAAKHSDKVQLIIEEGMKRLSTFPLRILDAITSFIFNALSTFVNIVIVAINLLIIPVATFYLLKDFDRIKEKIKEYLPPSSKESIVEKIREIDTILGAFIKGQLTVCLILAVLYSMGLYIINIPMGVLIGIVAGFANIIPYLGLVVGIVPALFLAFLQFKDFEHIIGVILVFGIVQFFEGNFITPRIVGNKVGLHPVVIMIAILVGAKFFGFIGILLAVPIAAILKVFISSGLVKYKNSSLFNQT
- a CDS encoding CDP-alcohol phosphatidyltransferase family protein, producing MNLANRITIIRIIVIPFFITLLIYGYLILALILFCLMGLTDGVDGFIARIKGQKTELGTFLDPLADKLLLTTSFITLSIVGEIPVWITILVVSRDVIIVIGALVTHILTDNLVVSPSILGKATTFVQILTISLVLLFYVLHKSSPILTILFLTTAFFTVASGIGYIYREVKIMNGE
- a CDS encoding pseudouridine synthase — protein: MMRVQKFLSEVGIVSRRKAEKLILEGRVTINGEIVRELWKQIDPEKDCIKLDNKIIKRKQKKIYILLFKPKGYVTTLKDEKGRPTVGDLLKDIKFRVFPVGRLDYNTEGLLILTNDGDMAQIMSHPRYGLKKTYMAKVSGILNEKAINTLKKGVKLSEGKTRPANVKVIKTLKNSCWLEITIKEGKKRQIRRMFEMIGHPVRKLKRTKIGFLKLEGLLPGEYRYLSSSEIELLKKEIQKA
- the scpB gene encoding SMC-Scp complex subunit ScpB; this encodes MDTREMKGIIETLLFVSEKPLTIERVVEVINKAVGRDVIRSLFNELIMEYRGCALQIREVAEGYQLCTRSEYSEWIRDFLKIERRSKLSRASLETLAIIAYKQPITRMEVEDIRKVEISGILKGLLEKRLIRIVGRKKVLGRPMMYGTTREFLEYFGLKELSDLPRREEFLSMYDKGSAKKEEEKEAELFDNNSH
- a CDS encoding segregation/condensation protein A; amino-acid sequence: MDYKVKLEIFEGPLDLLLHLIKKNELDIYNIPIALITEQYIEYLDLMKALNLDIAGEFLVVASTLTLIKSEMLLPSPEVEEEEEGEDPRAELVERLLEYKRFKELALELKEKELAEREIFTKGGVLDVDSARKDQDIWIDASIFDLLNALKGLLETLSEDETKEIFIDEITVSEKINFIMERLEGEDFLSFESLFSHFGNKIEVIVTFLALLELMKLRMVTVQQISPFGTIRIYQAV
- a CDS encoding PilZ domain-containing protein — its product is MKEKRRAPRTVLECTSIDIYPKNVQTEPELRGKIYDISPLGAKFISQKPYIIGSIIYFALLLPSHGSLKGISGIVLSCEQKNSNEFHIAIEFKDIDYYQKFLIENYIKVMKSWNENIK
- the selA gene encoding L-seryl-tRNA(Sec) selenium transferase — protein: MEDKKQKLLRNLPSVEEILQQEEIKETSKSYPRRLVVDSIKRVIEGKRMEILKEDSDNSFDKIDLSMETLLKMTLTDIKESSQYCLKKVINATGVIIHTNIGRSVLSQEVISHISTIAGSYSNLEYDLKLGKRGSRNDNIVDIVKEITGAESALVVNNNAAAVLVSLDTLSSGKEVIVSRGELVEIGGSFRIPDIMRKTSAILREIGTTNKTHLDDYAAAINKNTGLIFKVHKSNFKMMGFTKEVPLEELVALGRKHNIPVMEDLGSGNLIDIRKYGLEGEPTAQESIKKGADVVTFSGDKLLGGPQAGIIIGKESYINAIKKNPLHRTVRIDKMTLAGMEATLKLYLDEEKAIQNIPTLRMLTMPITELERKAEKLLREMENTETSAIFDLEIQENTSEVGGGALPLQKLPTRVLSLKPKTLSVDFVEQYFRSYHPSILGRIYKDQFLFDLRTIDETDFQDIVNAFIGLKSLQG